One window of Pseudomonas sp. FP198 genomic DNA carries:
- a CDS encoding methyl-accepting chemotaxis protein, with protein MSTTDTRGVITYCNDAFVEISGFDKVDLIGAPQNIVRHPDVPPAVFAHMWAALKQGKPWMGIVKNRSKNGDHYWVNAYVTPVYEGSQVVGYESVRVKPTASQIRRAEALYKRIRLGKAAVPGLDRWYPFLLSWVPVLLMGLLGTVGGAFLNTTMAMLLAVGVSIPVGLIILRQQNKGALRLLEMAEASTSDALLAKMYSDERGLQARLETAFESQASRLKTCLTRLQDTAERLTGLAGRSDGLAADSSRGLERQRVETEQVSAAVNQMSATTQEVASHVQRTADATQEANVLTGRGRDVARDTRQAIQRLSEVVGETGLTVAQLAKDSNEIGTVVDVIKGIADQTNLLALNAAIEAARAGDMGRGFAVVADEVRQLAQRTTQSTTQIHSLISKLQVSSNNAVKTMESGHRQAEEGVAWVLEADKALIGISEAVAHITDMTTQIAAATEEQTAVADEISRNITTIANLADQTSEQARHSAELSKELTQTAMTQYSLVERFNR; from the coding sequence ATTTCCACCACGGATACGCGAGGCGTCATCACGTATTGCAATGACGCCTTCGTCGAGATCAGCGGATTCGACAAGGTGGACCTGATCGGCGCACCACAGAATATCGTTCGTCATCCGGATGTGCCGCCCGCCGTGTTTGCGCACATGTGGGCCGCGCTCAAGCAAGGCAAGCCGTGGATGGGGATCGTCAAGAACCGCTCGAAAAACGGCGACCATTATTGGGTCAATGCCTACGTCACGCCTGTTTACGAAGGGAGCCAGGTCGTCGGTTACGAGTCGGTCCGAGTCAAGCCGACGGCCAGCCAGATCCGCCGCGCCGAAGCGCTCTACAAACGCATCAGGCTCGGCAAGGCAGCTGTCCCGGGGCTTGATCGGTGGTACCCCTTCCTGCTCAGTTGGGTACCGGTTCTGTTGATGGGTTTATTGGGCACAGTAGGCGGCGCCTTCCTCAATACCACCATGGCAATGCTGCTTGCTGTCGGAGTATCGATTCCGGTCGGGTTGATCATCTTGCGCCAGCAGAACAAAGGCGCGCTGCGTCTGTTGGAAATGGCCGAGGCCTCCACCTCGGATGCGTTGCTGGCGAAAATGTACAGCGACGAGCGCGGCCTACAGGCTCGCCTTGAAACAGCTTTCGAGAGCCAGGCATCCCGGCTCAAGACGTGCCTCACTCGCCTGCAGGACACGGCCGAGCGACTGACCGGTTTGGCCGGCAGGTCCGACGGCCTGGCCGCCGACAGTTCACGCGGGCTTGAACGCCAACGCGTCGAGACTGAGCAAGTGTCGGCGGCGGTAAATCAGATGTCGGCGACCACCCAAGAGGTCGCCAGTCATGTCCAGCGCACGGCTGACGCTACCCAGGAAGCCAATGTACTGACCGGGCGTGGACGCGACGTGGCCCGAGACACCCGCCAGGCGATTCAGCGTCTCTCCGAGGTGGTGGGCGAAACAGGGCTGACGGTCGCGCAGCTGGCCAAGGACAGCAACGAAATCGGGACGGTGGTCGATGTCATCAAGGGCATTGCCGACCAGACCAACCTGCTGGCGTTGAACGCCGCCATCGAAGCCGCGCGCGCGGGAGACATGGGCAGGGGGTTCGCGGTGGTTGCCGATGAAGTGCGCCAACTGGCGCAGCGCACGACTCAATCCACCACTCAGATTCATAGCCTGATTTCCAAGCTGCAGGTCTCCTCCAACAACGCCGTGAAAACCATGGAAAGCGGCCATCGACAAGCTGAGGAAGGCGTCGCCTGGGTGCTTGAGGCAGACAAAGCACTGATCGGTATCAGCGAAGCCGTGGCACACATCACCGACATGACCACCCAGATTGCCGCGGCGACAGAAGAGCAAACCGCGGTAGCAGACGAAATCAGCCGCAATATCACCACCATCGCGAACCTGGCAGACCAGACCTCCGAACAGGCCAGGCACTCGGCGGAACTGAGCAAGGAACTGACGCAAACGGCCATGACCCAGTACTCGTTGGTGGAGCGATTTAATCGCTAG
- a CDS encoding colicin E3-like toxin immunity protein: protein MGLKLRMDWYDQKTEWGEGKEYTEDLREDKSAIAALGLENEPNIYDGGFDVLEEWIPILQPFFSHLIVPEQFDYQISFRYRAAW from the coding sequence ATGGGCTTAAAGTTAAGGATGGACTGGTATGACCAGAAAACGGAGTGGGGTGAAGGTAAAGAATATACGGAAGATTTACGGGAAGATAAGTCAGCTATCGCCGCACTGGGTCTAGAGAACGAGCCAAACATCTATGACGGTGGCTTTGATGTGCTGGAAGAATGGATTCCGATTCTTCAACCCTTCTTCAGCCACCTGATCGTTCCCGAACAGTTTGATTACCAGATCTCATTTCGTTACCGAGCCGCTTGGTAA
- a CDS encoding pyocin S6 family toxin immunity protein yields MVPYYSIAGFYPDEKNDDSLQFEIDIKDAEQKEALAQIVEAKPFSEIGPGEQGITEEQLKRVEAILGRKLPVGLEYFIGATAD; encoded by the coding sequence ATGGTGCCTTATTACTCGATAGCTGGTTTTTACCCGGATGAAAAAAATGACGACTCATTACAATTTGAGATTGATATAAAAGACGCCGAACAAAAAGAAGCCTTGGCTCAGATAGTCGAAGCAAAACCATTCAGCGAAATTGGTCCAGGGGAGCAGGGAATTACGGAAGAGCAGCTCAAGAGAGTTGAAGCGATCCTGGGCAGGAAGCTCCCCGTGGGACTGGAATATTTTATTGGGGCGACAGCCGACTAG
- a CDS encoding colicin E3-like toxin immunity protein, with amino-acid sequence MGLKLRLEWYGRQTEFFEGEEYSDDLGDDGAVIDALRIPFENNINNGGFNVPLEWVEILRPYFQHPIDWDSYDYQVAFDYRDSW; translated from the coding sequence ATGGGACTCAAACTGAGACTCGAGTGGTATGGCAGACAAACCGAATTTTTCGAGGGGGAGGAGTACTCTGACGACCTCGGCGATGACGGTGCTGTCATCGACGCTTTGCGCATCCCTTTCGAGAATAATATAAATAACGGTGGATTTAATGTTCCCTTGGAATGGGTAGAAATTCTTCGGCCTTATTTTCAACATCCAATTGACTGGGATTCTTATGACTATCAAGTAGCCTTCGATTATCGAGATAGCTGGTAA
- a CDS encoding colicin E3/pyocin S6 family cytotoxin, whose product MTTRPQDLPKIRNPPSGEGHRVSYRDMTSSEVAEYEALQRGHKAMLARQAAYEKQRWAKVERTPLVLTGSVFAKSCALPNGIIDYSNPNGFVPPDLIKQYGDLMWLGARSPDASGTLPLKQIGSSAIPAAMGRLALGGSAVSSAGAVGGTVGAELLTGIVALLWPSSLGDSALYSEDQLRNLKQARSRMRLSIEQQADGSLKGYGFYTGQNRAWEMVDVIQLTPRADQYVADLGDGIELIWTPAIDPSDTLGIPALEAAPQTPHIWIYPPTPVADSIIVNPIYPPEYKDFILVFPVDSGVRPVYVVLSVPGDHKYYPSPLSFPAFPDAKSAPLKTSVRGGGKKRRRWKDRAGKIYEWDSQHGALEVYTKQGKHLGEFDFVTGEQTKPADPSRRVEK is encoded by the coding sequence GTGACCACACGCCCCCAAGACCTGCCCAAAATTCGCAATCCACCTTCTGGAGAAGGGCACCGCGTTTCCTATCGAGACATGACCTCCAGCGAGGTGGCGGAGTACGAAGCACTCCAGCGTGGCCACAAAGCCATGCTTGCCCGACAGGCTGCTTATGAAAAACAACGTTGGGCCAAGGTTGAGCGAACGCCCCTCGTCCTTACCGGGTCGGTGTTCGCCAAAAGCTGCGCGCTGCCCAACGGAATCATTGACTACAGCAACCCCAACGGCTTTGTTCCGCCGGACCTGATCAAGCAGTACGGCGACCTGATGTGGCTTGGCGCCAGGAGCCCCGACGCGTCGGGAACCCTTCCGCTGAAGCAGATCGGCTCAAGCGCGATACCCGCCGCAATGGGCAGGCTCGCACTGGGCGGGTCCGCAGTATCAAGCGCCGGAGCCGTCGGCGGCACGGTCGGCGCGGAGCTGTTGACCGGTATCGTCGCCTTGCTCTGGCCCTCCAGCCTCGGCGATAGCGCACTCTACAGCGAAGACCAGTTGCGCAATCTCAAACAGGCCCGCAGCCGCATGCGCCTGAGCATCGAGCAGCAGGCCGATGGCAGCCTCAAGGGCTATGGTTTCTACACCGGCCAGAACCGCGCCTGGGAAATGGTCGACGTCATCCAGCTCACGCCGCGTGCCGACCAGTACGTCGCCGACCTTGGCGACGGCATCGAACTGATCTGGACCCCAGCCATCGACCCGTCCGACACCCTCGGCATCCCGGCCTTGGAAGCCGCCCCTCAGACGCCACACATCTGGATTTATCCGCCGACGCCCGTGGCGGACAGCATTATCGTCAACCCGATCTATCCGCCGGAGTACAAGGATTTCATTCTGGTGTTTCCGGTGGACTCGGGGGTTCGGCCGGTTTATGTGGTTTTGAGTGTTCCGGGGGATCATAAGTATTACCCATCTCCACTGTCCTTTCCCGCCTTTCCAGACGCGAAGTCCGCCCCCTTGAAAACGTCTGTACGTGGCGGAGGTAAAAAACGTCGACGATGGAAGGATCGCGCGGGAAAAATCTATGAATGGGACTCTCAACATGGCGCGCTAGAAGTATATACAAAGCAAGGTAAGCACCTCGGCGAGTTCGATTTCGTAACGGGGGAGCAAACAAAACCTGCTGATCCATCCAGGAGGGTTGAAAAATGA
- a CDS encoding HIT family protein has protein sequence MEISPRFIVHESEHWLINHRVDSALPGYLMLSAKQMTNALASLSAEALAELGVLQARIQHAIETCLQPRRLYIGRFGHDAGYSIHFHFIPVYHWVEALFWNDDRYRLLQTFGSIDSSLPQTDGAELTLFVWREFCERPDPPPIQGPSVEQVVAVLRGEFGFRLVDE, from the coding sequence ATGGAAATATCGCCTCGCTTTATCGTTCATGAATCAGAGCATTGGCTCATCAATCACCGCGTGGACAGTGCACTGCCCGGCTACCTGATGCTCAGCGCAAAACAGATGACGAATGCCTTGGCATCGCTGTCGGCTGAAGCGCTGGCGGAGTTGGGTGTATTGCAAGCGCGAATCCAGCACGCCATCGAAACCTGCCTGCAACCAAGGCGACTGTACATCGGCCGTTTTGGTCATGACGCTGGTTACTCCATCCACTTCCATTTCATTCCGGTTTATCACTGGGTCGAAGCGCTGTTCTGGAACGACGACAGGTACCGGCTGCTGCAGACTTTCGGCTCGATCGACAGCAGTTTGCCTCAGACCGATGGTGCGGAATTGACGCTCTTTGTCTGGCGGGAATTTTGCGAGCGTCCTGATCCTCCGCCGATACAGGGGCCGTCTGTTGAGCAGGTCGTGGCGGTGTTACGGGGGGAATTCGGTTTTCGGCTTGTTGATGAATAG
- a CDS encoding alpha/beta fold hydrolase gives MNNAFGALFLACLATSVFADEYPVGFRSSTVSNPQDDRPLEMVVWYPGTTAATPQLIADNAVFVGASAVRDAPPSAGDHPLVVLSHGYRGNWSNQVWLASALARKGYIVAAVNHPGTTTHDRSPQAAAQLWQRSVDLRRAIDEVTTQPEKFGQVANNRVAVVSHSLGGWTALEIAGARFDPDRFADDCKTHPQLASCTVYGQMNPASSLDSKAALAADWRDKRVTAVITLDLGLSRGLTDESLSVLPVPTLVIAAGVPSRELPAELESANLARRLPPASSRYVEISDASHFSFMSICKPDAQAMLEEEVPGDGIICRDGENGRDRGVIQQEVVSLIADFLAGTPASSGGGL, from the coding sequence TTGAACAATGCTTTCGGGGCTCTGTTTCTGGCCTGCCTGGCCACCTCCGTATTCGCTGACGAATACCCTGTCGGCTTTCGCTCTTCGACAGTCTCGAATCCGCAGGATGACCGGCCGTTGGAAATGGTCGTCTGGTATCCCGGCACAACTGCCGCCACCCCGCAACTGATCGCCGATAACGCGGTATTTGTCGGCGCATCTGCCGTTCGTGACGCGCCGCCGTCTGCCGGTGACCATCCCCTGGTGGTGCTTTCTCATGGATACAGGGGCAACTGGAGCAATCAGGTCTGGCTTGCCAGTGCCCTGGCCCGTAAGGGGTACATCGTCGCGGCCGTCAATCATCCTGGCACCACCACCCATGACCGCAGTCCGCAAGCAGCGGCGCAGTTATGGCAGCGGTCCGTTGATCTGCGCCGAGCCATCGATGAAGTCACGACTCAACCGGAAAAATTCGGCCAGGTTGCCAACAATCGCGTCGCCGTCGTGAGCCATTCACTCGGTGGCTGGACCGCCTTGGAAATTGCTGGCGCCCGTTTTGACCCGGACCGCTTCGCCGACGATTGCAAAACCCATCCGCAGCTAGCCAGTTGCACCGTCTATGGGCAGATGAATCCGGCGAGCAGCCTAGACTCGAAAGCCGCGCTGGCCGCCGACTGGCGCGACAAACGCGTCACAGCCGTGATCACTCTGGATCTGGGCCTGTCGCGAGGCCTGACCGATGAAAGCCTCTCCGTGCTGCCGGTGCCCACCCTGGTGATTGCCGCCGGCGTGCCCTCGCGCGAACTTCCCGCCGAGCTGGAGTCCGCCAACCTCGCCAGGCGCCTGCCGCCGGCGTCCAGCCGTTATGTGGAAATCAGCGACGCCAGCCATTTCAGTTTCATGTCGATTTGCAAGCCTGATGCGCAGGCAATGCTCGAAGAAGAAGTGCCCGGCGATGGCATCATTTGCCGGGACGGCGAAAACGGGCGTGATCGTGGGGTGATTCAACAGGAGGTCGTATCGTTGATAGCGGATTTCCTGGCGGGAACGCCTGCGTCCAGTGGAGGCGGGTTGTAA
- a CDS encoding TetR/AcrR family transcriptional regulator: MEKLTRHRWIAAGFEALDQAGHTGVSAESLARRLNVTRGSFYHHFRNREDFVRALLAAWEEDYTGRMLAYAGQGRSARETLQRYLEIAAQKQPGREVSIRAWSLHDPLVAEFQQRVDARRLAFAIQACRRLAPAPGQAEVIGQMAHLCLIGGQQAGIRRDAARFNGFVSRAFALVEGVIAPWRG, encoded by the coding sequence ATGGAAAAACTGACTCGTCACCGTTGGATCGCGGCAGGCTTCGAGGCCCTCGACCAGGCAGGCCACACAGGCGTCTCGGCCGAAAGCCTGGCGCGTCGATTGAATGTGACCCGTGGCTCGTTCTATCACCATTTTCGCAATCGTGAAGACTTTGTCCGCGCTTTGCTGGCTGCCTGGGAAGAGGACTACACGGGGCGCATGCTTGCTTATGCGGGCCAGGGTCGGAGCGCGCGAGAGACGTTGCAGCGCTACCTGGAAATCGCCGCGCAGAAACAACCTGGGCGGGAAGTGTCCATCCGCGCGTGGTCGCTGCATGATCCCTTGGTCGCCGAGTTCCAGCAGCGTGTCGACGCAAGACGATTGGCCTTTGCGATACAGGCGTGCCGTCGCTTGGCCCCGGCGCCCGGTCAGGCGGAGGTCATCGGGCAGATGGCCCATCTGTGCCTGATTGGCGGGCAACAGGCCGGGATACGCCGTGATGCGGCGCGCTTCAATGGTTTCGTGAGCCGGGCTTTTGCCTTGGTCGAGGGCGTTATTGCGCCGTGGAGAGGCTGA
- a CDS encoding DJ-1/PfpI family protein, with the protein MKQIALIAFDQFTDIDLFLMWDILGRNTEDWHVRILASSPVVTSAHGLAVSVHGPLCEANGADAVLFVSGKQGIPAALAAADFLPSFELDAGRQRIGSICAGVFILQRLGLLPDGRATTHPEARSGLLAQGIEPVDQPLVCHGNVATAGGCLAALYLVGWLVESWFDVEKRRATLLPVLPAGQQALYDILIGLSIRQGQIQRIGSRPGA; encoded by the coding sequence TTGAAGCAAATCGCCCTGATCGCTTTCGACCAGTTCACCGACATCGACCTGTTCCTGATGTGGGACATCTTAGGCCGCAATACGGAAGACTGGCACGTAAGAATTCTGGCCTCCAGTCCTGTCGTGACATCGGCGCACGGCTTGGCGGTTTCGGTGCACGGCCCGCTGTGCGAGGCCAATGGCGCGGACGCGGTGTTGTTCGTCAGTGGCAAACAAGGCATACCTGCCGCGCTTGCAGCTGCGGACTTCCTACCGTCGTTTGAACTCGATGCCGGACGCCAGCGAATAGGCTCGATCTGCGCCGGGGTGTTTATTCTCCAGCGGCTTGGGCTGCTGCCCGACGGCCGGGCAACTACCCACCCGGAGGCTCGCTCAGGCCTGCTGGCCCAGGGAATCGAGCCCGTGGATCAGCCGCTGGTCTGCCACGGGAATGTCGCCACGGCAGGCGGATGTCTTGCCGCGCTTTATCTGGTGGGATGGCTGGTTGAATCCTGGTTCGATGTCGAGAAGCGCCGCGCAACCCTGCTCCCCGTCCTGCCGGCCGGGCAGCAAGCGCTCTACGATATCCTGATCGGGCTCAGCATCCGACAAGGTCAGATCCAGAGAATTGGGTCCAGGCCAGGCGCTTAA
- a CDS encoding MarR family winged helix-turn-helix transcriptional regulator, which translates to MLDRCIRLSRAYTSAARRVDAKLSAVHGLSFSDFMILYHLKHAHSSRLRRADLADCMGLTASAVTKSLLPLEKIGLVSRQSDPRDARVGYACLTTAGEQVFADAQVSAEFACQEVYEAMVGEWNKAG; encoded by the coding sequence ATGCTTGATCGCTGTATCCGCTTGTCACGCGCCTACACCTCGGCTGCGCGGCGGGTCGATGCCAAGCTTTCCGCCGTGCATGGCCTGAGCTTCAGCGACTTCATGATTCTTTACCACCTCAAGCATGCCCACAGCTCCCGGCTTCGACGCGCTGACCTGGCCGATTGCATGGGCCTGACTGCGTCGGCGGTGACCAAGTCCCTGCTGCCGCTTGAAAAAATAGGCTTGGTGTCCCGACAAAGCGATCCGCGAGATGCGCGCGTGGGCTACGCCTGTCTGACCACGGCTGGCGAACAGGTTTTTGCCGACGCGCAGGTTTCTGCGGAGTTCGCTTGCCAAGAGGTTTATGAGGCGATGGTGGGTGAGTGGAACAAGGCCGGTTGA
- a CDS encoding gamma-glutamyl-gamma-aminobutyrate hydrolase family protein, with amino-acid sequence MSRPPMIGIIACSGKIGPHTVQLSNDKYAQAVATAAEALPVILPVFPALLDPAHIIAGLDGLLFTGSPSNIEPHHYDGPPSPPGTEHDPARDNLALPLWRAAVEAGLPVLGICRGFQEMNVAFGGSLHQQLDGPGAEHEPPSNEPVQQQYARNHALTVRPGGVLARLGLKDVIEVNSVHGQGVARVGQGLRVEAVAEDGLVEGLSVEGSRAFALGVQWHPEWEVMDNADYRTIFRAFGEACRERAEKDA; translated from the coding sequence ATGTCTCGTCCACCCATGATCGGAATCATCGCCTGCTCCGGCAAAATCGGCCCCCACACCGTCCAGCTCAGCAACGACAAATATGCCCAAGCCGTGGCCACCGCCGCCGAGGCGTTGCCGGTCATCCTGCCGGTGTTTCCGGCGTTGCTCGATCCGGCTCACATCATCGCCGGCCTGGACGGCCTGCTCTTCACCGGATCGCCGTCCAATATCGAACCCCATCACTACGACGGCCCACCGAGTCCGCCGGGCACCGAGCACGACCCGGCCCGCGACAACCTGGCGCTGCCGCTCTGGCGCGCCGCCGTCGAAGCCGGCCTCCCGGTGCTCGGCATCTGCCGCGGCTTCCAGGAAATGAACGTCGCCTTTGGCGGCTCGCTCCATCAACAACTCGACGGCCCCGGCGCCGAACACGAACCGCCGAGCAATGAACCGGTCCAGCAACAGTACGCCCGCAACCACGCCTTGACGGTGCGGCCCGGTGGCGTGTTGGCGCGGCTGGGCCTGAAGGACGTGATCGAGGTCAACTCGGTCCACGGCCAGGGCGTTGCCCGGGTGGGGCAGGGCTTGCGCGTCGAGGCCGTGGCCGAGGATGGGTTGGTGGAGGGCCTTTCGGTGGAGGGCAGCCGGGCATTTGCCTTGGGGGTGCAATGGCATCCGGAGTGGGAGGTAATGGATAACGCGGATTATCGGACGATTTTTCGGGCGTTCGGGGAGGCATGTCGGGAGCGGGCGGAAAAAGACGCTTGA
- a CDS encoding S8/S53 family peptidase, translating into MPIRPAALVTLFTLSASTLAVAQEPLRLEGLKRCGDLLENQRQEWCLTARGLGDATPQLKLGEKTIPAGSVERDGNNLRLRLDRADYQSGPLWLEDGPRASNAAWLTLRTSHVVAAGPNEVAKNMDGLTTYVDLVSVLIEESHDGRREAERLAAKYGAKVVGSIAPLNVYQLRLPAKNLVERDALVLRLGGETSVDAVVIEESAAEETEQAPARPEEPKKPAKDSDEWAANRFLDAVHYYQRRIPGQQAPIRPQPVRIGLIERDVDFDTADFADYLGACAMPRTCVYARDADKPDNHGTTVAGILAARWNDGGNSGFLRGLDKASGGFEVIVERNSDAGITANIAASVNLVEDGVRVLNWSWGIHRVGAKNVKGDEVDSLLRSGIAMSGYEELLEEFFLWLRKEHPDVVVVNSAGNGSSYSGTDEYRLPSSFITEQLLVVGGHQRSERAGIAVDDPAYAVKRDSSNVDMRVDITAAACTHASTVNAGEDGAVHCGTSYATPMVTGLLAAMLSINPQLHPEQLRMLLRRSAMTIGDNHDFEQMDGEDLTAPILPSERNYQLNDKDVGRSARLDMQKALDLSVQSRDRVR; encoded by the coding sequence ATGCCCATACGACCCGCCGCCCTCGTCACGCTGTTCACCTTGTCTGCCAGCACCCTTGCAGTGGCGCAGGAACCGCTACGCCTGGAAGGCTTGAAACGTTGCGGCGACTTGCTGGAAAACCAGCGCCAGGAATGGTGCCTGACCGCGCGAGGGCTGGGTGACGCAACGCCACAACTGAAACTGGGCGAGAAAACGATTCCCGCCGGCAGCGTTGAGCGTGACGGGAACAACCTGCGCCTGCGCCTGGACCGCGCCGACTACCAGAGCGGCCCGCTCTGGCTGGAGGATGGTCCGCGGGCCAGCAACGCCGCTTGGCTGACTTTACGCACCAGCCACGTAGTAGCCGCCGGGCCGAACGAAGTGGCTAAGAACATGGACGGCCTGACCACCTATGTGGATCTGGTGAGCGTGCTCATCGAGGAAAGTCACGACGGTCGCCGGGAGGCTGAACGTCTCGCCGCCAAATACGGGGCGAAGGTGGTCGGCAGCATCGCCCCGCTGAACGTCTATCAGCTGCGCCTGCCCGCCAAAAACCTGGTAGAGCGCGATGCGCTGGTGCTGCGCCTGGGCGGCGAGACCAGTGTCGATGCCGTGGTGATAGAGGAGTCCGCCGCCGAAGAGACCGAGCAGGCGCCCGCCCGGCCAGAAGAGCCGAAGAAGCCGGCCAAGGACTCGGATGAATGGGCGGCGAATCGCTTCCTCGATGCGGTGCACTATTATCAGCGGCGCATCCCCGGGCAGCAGGCGCCGATCCGACCGCAGCCGGTGCGCATCGGCCTGATCGAGCGCGACGTGGATTTCGACACGGCGGATTTCGCCGATTACCTCGGCGCCTGCGCAATGCCGCGAACCTGCGTCTACGCCCGCGATGCGGACAAGCCGGACAACCACGGCACGACGGTCGCCGGCATCCTTGCCGCGCGCTGGAACGATGGCGGCAACAGCGGGTTCCTGCGGGGCCTGGACAAGGCCAGCGGCGGCTTCGAGGTGATCGTCGAGCGCAATTCCGACGCCGGGATCACCGCCAACATCGCCGCCTCGGTGAACCTCGTCGAGGACGGCGTGCGGGTGCTCAACTGGAGCTGGGGCATTCATCGCGTTGGCGCGAAAAACGTCAAGGGTGACGAGGTCGATTCGTTGCTGCGCTCGGGCATTGCCATGAGCGGCTACGAGGAGTTGCTGGAGGAGTTTTTCCTGTGGCTGCGCAAGGAGCATCCCGACGTGGTGGTGGTGAATTCCGCCGGCAACGGCTCGTCATACTCGGGCACCGATGAATACCGCCTGCCCTCCTCGTTCATCACCGAACAATTGCTGGTGGTCGGCGGGCATCAGCGCAGCGAACGCGCCGGGATTGCGGTCGATGATCCGGCCTACGCAGTCAAGCGCGACTCCTCGAACGTCGACATGCGCGTCGACATCACCGCCGCCGCGTGCACCCACGCCTCGACGGTCAATGCTGGCGAGGACGGCGCGGTACATTGCGGCACGTCCTACGCCACGCCCATGGTTACCGGGCTGCTGGCGGCGATGCTGTCGATCAATCCGCAACTTCACCCAGAGCAGTTGCGCATGCTCCTGCGCCGTAGCGCCATGACCATCGGCGACAATCATGATTTCGAGCAAATGGATGGCGAAGACCTCACTGCGCCCATCCTGCCGTCGGAGCGTAACTACCAGCTCAACGACAAGGACGTCGGTCGCTCGGCGCGGCTGGACATGCAAAAGGCCCTGGATCTGTCGGTACAGAGTCGCGATCGGGTGCGTTGA
- a CDS encoding dihydrofolate reductase family protein, translated as MITAHVFIACSLDGFISRLDGDIYWLVQRDDPTEDHGYSAFIADKDVIVMGRGSYEKVSTFDTWFYDRPVVVLSEQLADTPVPEALIGKLRFSSLAPRDLMKELASQGVHRVYVDGGQVVQSFLREKLITDMVITTVPVLIGSGRPLFGGLEQDVDLQLVSSRCFPSGLVQCTYRLAP; from the coding sequence ATGATAACCGCACACGTTTTCATCGCCTGCAGCCTGGACGGTTTTATTTCCCGGCTCGACGGCGATATCTATTGGCTGGTGCAGCGCGACGATCCCACCGAGGATCATGGTTATTCGGCGTTCATTGCTGACAAAGACGTGATCGTGATGGGCCGGGGCAGCTATGAAAAAGTCTCAACCTTCGATACCTGGTTCTACGATCGGCCTGTGGTGGTGCTGTCTGAACAACTGGCCGATACGCCAGTGCCGGAAGCCTTGATTGGCAAGCTGCGTTTCTCCAGTCTCGCCCCCAGAGACCTGATGAAGGAGCTGGCGAGCCAAGGTGTGCATCGCGTCTATGTTGATGGCGGGCAGGTGGTGCAGTCTTTTCTGCGCGAGAAATTGATCACTGACATGGTAATCACCACTGTACCGGTGCTGATCGGCTCGGGGCGGCCGTTATTCGGCGGGCTTGAGCAGGATGTCGATCTGCAGCTGGTGTCCAGCCGCTGTTTTCCCTCGGGGTTGGTGCAATGCACCTATCGGTTGGCTCCGTGA